One Tomitella gaofuii DNA segment encodes these proteins:
- a CDS encoding adenylosuccinate synthase — MPAIVLIGAQWGDEGKGKATDLLGGRVQWVVRYQGGNNAGHTVVLPNGDNFALHLIPSGILTPGVGNVIGNGVVVDPAVLLDELAGLEDRGVDTSSLLLSADAHLLMPYHVAIDKVTERFLGNKKIGTTGRGIGPCYQDKIARVGVRAADVLDEKILTQKVEAALELKNQILVKVYNRRALDPQQVVDDVLAQAERFRHRISDTQMTLGAALERGDNVLLEGSQGTLLDVDHGTYPYVTSSNPTAGGAAVGSGIGPTRITTVLGILKAYTTRVGSGPFPTELFDEWGEYLAKHGGEVGVTTGRSRRCGWFDAVIARYATRINGITDYFLTKLDVLSGLETVPICVGYEIDGKRVDEWPMTQTDIHHAVPVYEELPGWSEDITHVRSFEELPANARRYVERIEELAGAPVSCIGVGPGRDETIVRRDVIH, encoded by the coding sequence ATGCCGGCGATCGTTCTGATCGGTGCCCAGTGGGGCGACGAGGGCAAAGGCAAGGCCACCGACCTGCTCGGCGGGCGGGTCCAGTGGGTGGTGCGCTACCAGGGCGGCAACAACGCCGGGCACACCGTCGTCCTCCCCAACGGGGACAACTTCGCCTTGCACCTGATTCCCTCGGGCATCCTCACCCCGGGCGTCGGCAACGTCATCGGTAACGGAGTGGTGGTGGACCCCGCCGTGCTGCTCGACGAGCTGGCCGGCCTGGAGGACCGCGGCGTCGACACCTCGTCGCTGCTGCTCAGCGCCGACGCCCACCTGCTCATGCCGTACCACGTGGCCATCGACAAGGTCACCGAACGGTTCCTGGGCAACAAGAAGATCGGCACAACCGGCCGCGGTATCGGCCCCTGCTATCAGGACAAGATCGCGCGCGTGGGCGTGCGCGCGGCCGACGTGCTGGACGAGAAGATCCTCACCCAGAAGGTCGAGGCGGCCCTGGAGCTGAAGAACCAGATCCTCGTCAAGGTGTACAACCGCCGCGCGCTCGACCCGCAGCAGGTGGTCGACGACGTGCTCGCGCAGGCCGAACGCTTCCGCCACCGCATCTCCGACACCCAGATGACCCTGGGCGCGGCGCTCGAACGCGGCGACAACGTGCTGCTCGAGGGTTCGCAGGGCACGCTGCTGGACGTCGACCATGGCACCTACCCGTACGTGACGTCGTCCAACCCGACGGCCGGCGGCGCCGCGGTGGGCTCGGGCATCGGGCCCACGCGGATCACCACTGTGCTCGGCATCCTCAAGGCCTACACCACGCGCGTGGGCTCCGGGCCGTTCCCCACCGAGCTGTTCGACGAGTGGGGCGAGTACCTGGCCAAGCACGGCGGCGAGGTGGGCGTGACCACCGGCCGTTCGCGCCGATGCGGGTGGTTCGACGCGGTCATCGCCCGGTACGCCACCCGCATCAACGGCATCACCGACTACTTCCTCACCAAGCTCGACGTGCTCTCCGGCCTTGAGACGGTGCCGATCTGCGTGGGCTACGAGATCGACGGCAAGCGCGTCGACGAGTGGCCGATGACGCAGACCGACATCCACCACGCGGTCCCCGTCTACGAGGAACTGCCCGGGTGGTCCGAGGACATCACCCACGTGCGCTCGTTCGAGGAGCTCCCCGCCAACGCGCGCCGGTACGTCGAGCGCATCGAGGAGCTCGCCGGCGCGCCGGTCTCCTGCATCGGCGTGGGGCCCGGGCGCGACGAGACGATCGTCCGCCGCGACGTCATCCACTGA
- a CDS encoding (2,3-dihydroxybenzoyl)adenylate synthase — translation MAGTTTRTRYPDWPEDYARRYRAQGLWRDETLCDVLRARAAAHGDRLALVAGETRLTYGELAARVDALAAGLHRTGIRRGDHVVVHLPNGAEFVETFFALLRLGAVAVLALPAHRRTEIAQFCGHTGAVAYIVADKHLGFDYRALAAEIAADLPALRHVIVAGEPGPVGESHGFVRLDALYSAAGNLADGEDAAAALPDPPVASDVALLQLSGGSTGVPKLIPRRHEDYLCAIRESLDACPLDASSVFLGALPVAHNFPFVSPGILGAFHAGATVVLAHVPSPDVVFALIEAERVTITSAVPPLALSWLAAAASTDRDLSTLEVLQIGGAACGTDLARRVGPELGATLQQVFGMAEGLINYTRLDDPHEVIVATQGRPCSAADEIRIVDDAGAPVPDGAPGHLLTRGPYTIRGYFEPARGDGGAADPSVPGSGSPADPNRTAFTDDGFYRTGDLAVLRPDGNLAVVGRAKEQINRGGEKVSPDEVEGRLLAHPGIHDAAVVAVPDDALGERTCAFVIPRRAQAGPAHTRPAQESDVPALGPRDVTRYLRRDGLAAYKIPDLVEIVDEFPVIGVGKISRAQLRRALAESRRAGE, via the coding sequence ATGGCCGGCACCACCACGCGGACCCGCTACCCCGACTGGCCCGAGGACTACGCCCGCCGCTACCGCGCGCAGGGACTCTGGCGCGACGAAACGCTGTGCGATGTGCTGCGAGCGCGCGCCGCCGCGCACGGCGACCGGCTCGCGCTCGTCGCCGGCGAAACCCGCCTGACCTACGGCGAGCTCGCAGCGCGCGTCGACGCCCTCGCGGCGGGGCTGCACCGGACGGGCATCCGGCGCGGCGACCACGTGGTGGTGCACCTGCCCAACGGCGCGGAGTTCGTCGAAACCTTCTTCGCGCTGCTGCGCCTCGGCGCCGTGGCGGTGCTGGCGCTGCCCGCGCACCGGCGCACCGAGATCGCGCAGTTCTGCGGGCACACCGGCGCCGTCGCGTACATCGTCGCCGACAAGCACCTCGGATTCGACTACCGCGCGCTCGCCGCCGAGATCGCGGCGGACCTGCCCGCGCTGCGGCACGTCATCGTGGCCGGCGAGCCGGGGCCCGTCGGCGAATCGCACGGGTTCGTCCGGCTCGACGCGCTGTACTCGGCCGCGGGAAATCTGGCCGACGGGGAAGACGCCGCCGCCGCGCTCCCGGATCCCCCCGTCGCCTCCGACGTGGCGCTGCTGCAGCTGTCCGGCGGCAGCACGGGCGTGCCCAAGCTCATCCCGCGCCGCCACGAGGACTACCTGTGCGCGATCCGCGAGAGCCTCGACGCCTGCCCGCTGGACGCGTCCTCGGTGTTCCTCGGGGCGCTGCCCGTGGCGCACAACTTCCCGTTCGTCTCCCCCGGCATCCTCGGCGCGTTCCACGCCGGCGCCACCGTGGTCCTCGCGCACGTGCCGAGCCCCGACGTGGTGTTCGCGCTCATCGAAGCGGAGCGCGTCACCATCACCTCGGCCGTCCCGCCGCTGGCGCTGTCGTGGCTGGCGGCCGCGGCCTCCACCGACCGCGACCTGTCGACCCTCGAGGTCCTGCAGATCGGCGGCGCAGCGTGCGGCACCGACCTGGCGCGGCGGGTGGGCCCCGAGCTGGGCGCCACCCTGCAGCAGGTCTTCGGCATGGCCGAGGGGCTCATCAACTACACCCGCCTGGACGACCCGCACGAGGTGATCGTCGCGACGCAGGGCCGCCCGTGCTCCGCGGCCGACGAGATCCGCATCGTCGACGACGCCGGCGCCCCGGTGCCCGACGGCGCCCCCGGGCACCTGCTCACCCGCGGCCCCTACACCATCCGCGGATACTTCGAACCCGCCCGGGGCGACGGCGGCGCCGCAGACCCGTCCGTTCCCGGCTCCGGCTCCCCCGCCGACCCCAATCGCACCGCGTTCACCGACGACGGGTTCTACCGCACCGGCGACCTGGCAGTGCTGCGGCCCGACGGCAACCTCGCGGTGGTCGGCCGCGCCAAGGAACAGATCAACCGCGGCGGGGAGAAGGTCTCACCCGACGAGGTCGAGGGACGCCTGCTCGCCCACCCCGGCATCCACGACGCGGCCGTCGTCGCCGTGCCGGACGACGCTCTGGGCGAGCGCACCTGCGCGTTCGTCATCCCCCGCCGCGCGCAGGCAGGTCCGGCGCATACTCGCCCGGCGCAGGAGTCCGACGTGCCCGCGCTCGGCCCCCGGGACGTCACCCGCTACCTGAGGCGGGACGGCCTGGCGGCGTACAAGATCCCCGACCTGGTGGAGATCGTCGACGAGTTTCCGGTGATCGGGGTCGGCAAGATCAGCAGGGCGCAGCTGCGGCGCGCACTGGCCGAATCCCGCCGCGCCGGAGAGTGA
- a CDS encoding site-2 protease family protein yields MHVRSRSLQGPSVRPSPLFLAIVAATAAAGVAAWNLEGNLTAMRVAVFVMVVGGWVVSLCLHEFAHAYTAYRHGDADVAARGYLTLNPLRYTHPVLSLLLPVLFIALGGIGLPGGAVYLQTGHLSPAVRRRISLAGPLTNALLAVVLLVTVHFLAGTDAGSPGGATRGVVYGLAFLGFLQVMAAVLNLLPIPGLDGYALLEPHLSPSTRRSFAQFAPFGIIAVFALLTIRQVNAVFFDVIYRIVEVFGVPRGYSAIGYMLFRFWA; encoded by the coding sequence GTGCACGTCCGGTCCAGATCCCTGCAGGGCCCGAGCGTCCGGCCCAGCCCGCTGTTCCTCGCCATCGTCGCGGCCACCGCAGCGGCCGGCGTCGCGGCGTGGAACCTCGAGGGCAACCTCACGGCCATGCGTGTCGCCGTGTTCGTCATGGTCGTCGGCGGCTGGGTGGTCTCGCTGTGCCTGCACGAGTTCGCGCACGCCTACACCGCCTACCGGCACGGCGACGCGGACGTCGCCGCCCGCGGCTACCTCACGCTGAACCCGCTGCGCTACACGCACCCCGTGCTCTCACTGCTGCTGCCGGTGCTGTTCATCGCGCTCGGCGGCATCGGGCTGCCCGGCGGCGCGGTGTATCTGCAGACGGGGCACCTGTCGCCCGCCGTGCGACGCCGCATATCCCTCGCCGGCCCGCTCACCAACGCCCTGCTGGCGGTCGTGCTGCTGGTGACGGTGCACTTCCTGGCGGGCACGGACGCGGGCTCTCCCGGCGGTGCGACCCGCGGCGTGGTCTACGGCCTCGCGTTCCTGGGGTTCCTGCAGGTGATGGCGGCCGTGCTGAACCTGCTGCCCATCCCCGGCCTCGACGGCTACGCGCTACTGGAGCCGCACCTGTCGCCGTCCACCCGCCGGTCGTTCGCGCAGTTCGCCCCGTTCGGCATCATCGCCGTGTTCGCGCTGCTCACCATCCGCCAGGTCAACGCGGTGTTCTTCGACGTCATCTACCGGATCGTCGAGGTCTTCGGCGTGCCCCGCGGATACTCGGCCATCGGGTACATGCTGTTCCGGTTCTGGGCGTAG
- a CDS encoding S1C family serine protease — translation MGPARGPRRHGTLRMVAAAIITAVVVGGAVGFGLDQWDSVRHSAQAPSATATAPASPTTSAIGDAGAPLGASIALGGPAPALPPDPTVDQVAAAVIPTTVTVWTDIPDDIAGLRTRGAGTGIILTADGVVLTNNHVVSGSRSISVTVPSTGAEFDAEVLGYDRTRDIAILRLTGPDGAAAAGLPAAALGDAGALHLGQPVIALGNAGGTGSLVTSPGTVTAFDQSIRATDSDGTTENLDGVIQIAADINPGDSGGPLVDMTGRVVGINTAKSESAQAEAAGGRGYAVPIGDALGVARVVLGAAAAGPGGAAQHGTVHVGPTAQLGVRVRSRTAEPPRGAVVVEIVPGSAASSTPLRAGDVVTALDGERIAGADDLSSAIDRHRPGDVVELEWVDAAGAVRQAPVTLDEGLPG, via the coding sequence ATGGGCCCTGCGCGCGGGCCGCGCCGCCACGGGACGCTTCGCATGGTGGCGGCGGCGATCATCACTGCCGTGGTCGTGGGCGGCGCCGTGGGCTTCGGCCTGGACCAATGGGATTCCGTCAGGCACAGCGCGCAGGCCCCCTCCGCCACGGCCACCGCGCCCGCATCCCCCACCACCTCGGCCATCGGCGACGCGGGCGCACCGCTGGGCGCGTCGATCGCGCTCGGCGGACCCGCGCCCGCTCTTCCCCCCGACCCGACGGTGGACCAGGTCGCCGCCGCCGTCATCCCCACCACGGTCACCGTGTGGACCGACATCCCCGACGACATCGCCGGGCTGCGCACGCGCGGGGCGGGCACCGGGATCATCCTCACCGCCGACGGCGTGGTGCTCACCAACAACCACGTCGTGTCCGGTTCCCGATCGATCTCCGTCACCGTCCCGTCCACCGGCGCCGAGTTCGACGCGGAGGTCCTCGGCTACGACCGCACGCGCGACATCGCGATCCTCCGGCTGACCGGCCCCGACGGCGCGGCCGCCGCCGGCCTGCCCGCTGCCGCGCTCGGCGACGCCGGTGCACTGCACCTGGGGCAGCCCGTCATCGCGCTCGGCAACGCCGGCGGCACCGGTTCGCTCGTCACCTCGCCGGGCACCGTCACCGCGTTCGACCAGTCGATCCGCGCCACCGACAGCGACGGCACCACCGAGAACCTGGACGGCGTCATCCAGATCGCCGCCGACATCAACCCCGGCGACTCGGGCGGCCCGCTGGTGGACATGACCGGACGCGTGGTGGGCATCAACACCGCCAAGTCGGAATCCGCGCAGGCCGAGGCGGCCGGCGGCCGGGGCTATGCGGTGCCGATCGGCGACGCGCTGGGCGTGGCACGGGTGGTCTTGGGCGCGGCCGCCGCGGGCCCCGGCGGCGCCGCGCAGCACGGCACGGTGCACGTGGGCCCCACCGCGCAGCTCGGGGTACGCGTGCGCAGCCGCACCGCCGAACCCCCACGCGGGGCCGTGGTCGTGGAGATCGTGCCCGGCAGCGCCGCGTCGTCCACTCCCCTGCGGGCGGGCGACGTCGTCACCGCTCTCGACGGCGAACGCATCGCCGGGGCCGACGATCTGAGCTCGGCGATCGACCGGCACCGGCCCGGCGACGTGGTGGAGCTCGAGTGGGTCGACGCGGCCGGCGCCGTCCGGCAGGCCCCCGTCACCCTCGACGAGGGCCTGCCCGGCTGA
- a CDS encoding non-ribosomal peptide synthetase translates to MSSTLPLTRAQSGIWFAQQRDPGSPAFHCAEYVRISGPMDAAALEVLRHALRRVVAETGTLTARFDAGAPGAEGEPRQVLGAAFDDPIRILDLSGEPDPEAAAQRVMRDATDETPDLERGGLCTAMILTLGHPAGGGCCCDVLLYLRAHHIVLDGFGFSSVIRRTARVFTAYERGEEPSASPFAPLDALLAEEHDYRASPDFAADRAFWADRLAGRGHARSLADRAQPAARDVLRHGGTLPRATAHALDTTARTHGVAWPELTLAAAAAYVGRITGSADVVLGLPVLARTGSAAAKVPTTTVNVLPLPLTIGEDDDLPALARSVHDGIAAARAHQRYRHEDLRRDLGLVGGNRRLSGPQINIKPFGYPLRFGGRRAAVHYLAAGPVEDIELTVHTAAPDGALGFDMTANPHLYGPDELAAHHARLHELVTRAATGTAPGPVRTLDVATRAELRMIDACNDTGHDVDPTTLIDRIEAAARRTPGAPALRFRGETLTYAELDARAARLAALLRREHGIGGGDTPDGAPCDIVAVALPRSFELVVALVATLKCGAAYLPVDPDYPDGRIAYLLDHARPGCVVTTGAEAARLPDTPAAPVVRLDAPAVAAALAAPADPVTRPSDLLDRPAYVIYTSGSTGAPKGVVVGHRAIVNRLAWMQHAFGLGADDRVLQKTPSGFDVSVWEFFWPLMTGAVLVLAEPGGHRDPAYLAGLIADEGVTTIHFVPSMLEAFCGEPSLKRRPGTTPLRRIVCSGEALDAGLADTAESLLGAPVFNLYGPTEAAVDVSWWRHATGSGSVPIGHPVWNTRLHVLDSAMRPAPPGVAGDLYLGGVQLADGYLHRPDLTRERFVPDPFGRAGERLYRTGDQARRRSDGAVEYLGRDDDQVKIRGVRIEPAEIAAVLRGLGGVAQAAVVATRAGGDGPMMLVGYAVPEDGATIDPAAVRRGLAERLPAAMVPAHIVPLAALPVTANGKLDRSALPAPQADGKAAHTASEAPRSPREQALCELMADVLGLGSVAPTDDFFDLGGHSLAAVALVRRIRDALGADVGVGTVFAAPDARSLAAELDAGTPDRSLDVLFPLRSGAGSDAGAAETDPALYCVHPAGGLGWCYAGLARRLPPGRPVMAVQARGLDGRGALPAGIEAMAAEYVTAIRGSGDKGPYHLLGWSVGGVIAQEMAVQIQQSGGTVASLTLLDAYPGDQWRGLAAPTEDEALRALLHMAGQDPDEGPGSGRAAVMDRLRRGGSALGSLGEETLSAVIDIVTNNARLMREHEHRVFKGDVLFFTAAAPRAESWLHRDSWLPHVSGVIEGHDLPLTHPEMIRAAALDTVGPVLAERLRLGDAQGG, encoded by the coding sequence ATGAGCAGCACCCTGCCGCTGACCCGCGCCCAGTCGGGGATCTGGTTCGCCCAGCAGCGCGATCCGGGCAGCCCCGCGTTCCACTGCGCCGAGTACGTGCGCATCAGCGGCCCGATGGATGCCGCCGCGCTGGAAGTGCTCCGGCATGCTCTGCGCCGCGTCGTCGCCGAGACCGGCACGCTCACCGCACGATTCGACGCCGGCGCACCGGGCGCGGAGGGCGAGCCCCGCCAGGTGCTGGGGGCCGCGTTCGACGATCCGATCCGCATCCTCGACCTGTCCGGCGAGCCGGACCCGGAGGCGGCCGCGCAACGCGTGATGCGCGACGCGACGGACGAGACTCCGGACCTCGAACGCGGCGGGCTGTGCACGGCCATGATCCTGACGCTGGGGCACCCCGCCGGCGGCGGCTGCTGCTGCGATGTACTGCTCTACCTGCGCGCCCACCACATCGTGCTCGACGGGTTCGGCTTCTCCTCGGTGATCCGGCGCACCGCGCGGGTGTTCACGGCGTACGAACGCGGAGAAGAGCCCTCCGCGAGCCCCTTCGCGCCGCTCGACGCGCTCCTCGCCGAGGAGCACGACTACCGCGCATCGCCGGACTTCGCCGCGGACCGCGCGTTCTGGGCGGACCGCCTCGCCGGCCGCGGACACGCGCGCAGCCTGGCCGACCGCGCGCAGCCCGCCGCCCGCGACGTGCTGCGCCACGGCGGCACACTGCCCCGCGCGACCGCGCACGCGCTGGATACGACGGCGCGCACGCACGGCGTCGCCTGGCCCGAGTTGACCCTCGCCGCTGCCGCCGCCTACGTCGGCCGCATCACCGGGTCCGCGGACGTCGTGCTGGGCCTGCCGGTCCTCGCGCGCACCGGCTCCGCCGCCGCGAAGGTCCCCACCACCACGGTCAACGTGCTGCCGCTGCCGCTCACCATCGGCGAGGACGACGACCTGCCCGCGCTGGCCCGTTCCGTGCACGACGGGATCGCCGCGGCCCGCGCGCACCAGCGCTACCGGCACGAGGACCTGCGCCGCGACCTCGGCCTGGTCGGCGGGAACCGGCGGCTCTCCGGGCCCCAGATCAACATCAAGCCGTTCGGGTATCCGCTCCGGTTCGGCGGCCGGCGGGCCGCAGTGCACTACCTGGCGGCCGGGCCGGTCGAGGACATCGAGCTGACCGTGCACACCGCCGCCCCCGACGGCGCGCTCGGCTTCGACATGACCGCCAACCCGCACCTCTACGGACCCGACGAGCTGGCCGCGCACCACGCCCGGCTGCACGAGCTCGTCACCCGCGCCGCCACGGGCACGGCCCCCGGGCCGGTGCGGACGCTCGACGTCGCCACCCGCGCCGAGCTGCGGATGATCGACGCCTGCAACGACACCGGGCACGACGTCGACCCGACCACCCTCATCGACCGCATCGAGGCCGCCGCGCGGCGCACCCCCGGGGCGCCCGCGCTGCGCTTCCGCGGTGAGACGCTCACCTACGCGGAGCTCGACGCGCGCGCCGCCCGGCTCGCCGCCCTGCTGCGCAGAGAGCACGGCATCGGCGGCGGGGACACGCCCGACGGCGCGCCGTGCGACATCGTCGCCGTCGCCCTCCCCCGCTCGTTCGAGCTGGTCGTGGCGCTGGTCGCGACGCTCAAGTGCGGCGCCGCCTACCTGCCGGTGGACCCCGACTACCCCGACGGCCGGATCGCCTACCTCCTCGATCACGCGCGGCCGGGATGCGTGGTCACCACCGGCGCCGAGGCTGCCCGGCTCCCCGACACCCCCGCCGCACCGGTCGTGCGGCTCGACGCCCCCGCCGTCGCCGCCGCGCTCGCCGCGCCCGCGGATCCCGTCACCCGGCCCTCGGACCTGCTCGACAGGCCCGCCTACGTCATCTACACCTCCGGCTCCACCGGCGCCCCCAAGGGCGTCGTGGTGGGGCACCGGGCGATCGTCAACCGGCTCGCGTGGATGCAGCATGCCTTCGGCCTCGGCGCCGACGACCGCGTGCTGCAGAAGACCCCGTCCGGCTTCGACGTGTCCGTCTGGGAGTTCTTCTGGCCGCTGATGACCGGGGCCGTGCTGGTGCTCGCCGAGCCGGGCGGGCACCGCGACCCCGCATACCTCGCCGGGCTCATCGCGGACGAGGGCGTCACGACGATCCACTTCGTCCCGTCGATGCTCGAGGCGTTCTGCGGCGAGCCCTCCCTGAAGCGCCGGCCCGGCACCACGCCACTGCGGCGGATCGTGTGCAGCGGAGAGGCCCTCGACGCGGGCCTGGCGGACACTGCGGAGTCGTTGCTGGGCGCGCCCGTGTTCAACCTCTACGGGCCCACCGAGGCCGCGGTGGACGTGAGCTGGTGGCGGCACGCCACGGGATCGGGGTCGGTCCCCATCGGACACCCCGTGTGGAACACGCGGTTGCACGTGCTCGATTCGGCCATGCGCCCCGCCCCGCCCGGCGTGGCCGGCGACCTGTACCTGGGCGGCGTCCAGCTGGCGGACGGCTACCTGCACCGGCCGGACCTCACCCGCGAGCGGTTCGTCCCCGACCCGTTCGGGCGCGCGGGAGAACGGCTGTACCGCACGGGCGATCAGGCGCGCAGGCGGTCCGACGGCGCGGTCGAGTACCTGGGGCGCGACGACGACCAGGTGAAGATCCGCGGGGTGCGCATCGAACCGGCCGAGATCGCCGCGGTCCTGCGCGGCCTCGGCGGGGTGGCGCAGGCCGCCGTCGTCGCGACCCGGGCCGGCGGGGACGGCCCGATGATGCTCGTCGGCTACGCGGTGCCGGAGGACGGCGCGACGATCGACCCGGCCGCCGTCCGCCGGGGCCTGGCGGAGCGGCTCCCCGCGGCGATGGTGCCCGCGCACATCGTGCCCCTCGCCGCGCTCCCGGTGACCGCCAACGGAAAGCTCGACCGGTCCGCGCTGCCGGCCCCCCAGGCCGACGGCAAAGCGGCGCACACCGCATCCGAGGCACCCCGTTCGCCGCGCGAGCAGGCCCTGTGCGAACTCATGGCCGACGTGCTGGGGCTCGGATCCGTCGCGCCCACCGACGATTTCTTCGACCTCGGCGGGCATTCGCTCGCGGCCGTCGCCCTGGTGCGCCGGATCCGCGACGCGCTGGGCGCCGACGTCGGCGTCGGCACCGTCTTCGCCGCGCCCGACGCCCGCTCACTCGCCGCGGAATTGGACGCAGGGACGCCGGACCGCTCGCTCGACGTGCTGTTCCCGCTGCGTTCGGGGGCGGGATCCGATGCCGGCGCAGCAGAGACGGACCCGGCGCTGTACTGCGTGCACCCGGCGGGCGGGCTCGGCTGGTGCTACGCGGGGCTCGCACGCCGGCTGCCGCCCGGGCGGCCGGTGATGGCCGTGCAGGCGCGGGGGCTCGACGGACGCGGCGCACTGCCCGCCGGCATCGAGGCCATGGCCGCCGAGTACGTGACCGCGATCCGCGGCTCCGGCGACAAGGGCCCCTACCACCTGCTGGGCTGGTCCGTCGGCGGGGTGATCGCGCAGGAGATGGCGGTGCAGATTCAGCAGTCCGGCGGCACCGTCGCGTCGCTGACCCTGCTCGACGCGTACCCGGGCGACCAGTGGCGCGGGCTCGCGGCGCCCACCGAGGACGAGGCGCTCCGGGCGCTGCTGCACATGGCCGGCCAGGACCCGGACGAGGGGCCCGGATCCGGCCGGGCCGCCGTCATGGACCGGCTGCGCCGCGGCGGGAGCGCGCTGGGCAGCCTCGGCGAGGAGACGCTGTCCGCGGTGATCGACATCGTCACCAACAACGCGCGGCTCATGCGCGAGCACGAGCACCGGGTGTTCAAGGGCGACGTGCTGTTCTTCACCGCGGCCGCCCCGCGCGCAGAGTCCTGGCTGCACCGCGACTCCTGGCTGCCGCACGTCTCCGGCGTCATCGAGGGCCACGACCTGCCCCTGACGCACCCCGAGATGATCCGGGCCGCCGCACTGGACACCGTGGGCCCCGTGCTGGCGGAACGGCTCAGGCTGGGGGACGCCCAGGGCGGGTGA
- a CDS encoding ABC transporter substrate-binding protein encodes MPQSTIGAHPAPRGRTGGGRRRSGVAALFTALMALMLALTACGSGSGGSGDADAAAAASSETITITDATGTEVEVPADPQRVVTLSELDLDAALALGVTPVGATAGRGQDGAPRYLGDKAEGVTMVGTVTGPELDKVIKADPDVILAGQVRDQQVLARLRQIAPTVVTFQLGENWKDAFATIGETLGRTDQQQAFMEDYQAKVASVQQDLGPAAGSVVSVVRWNPKGPSTINKGTFAGSVLNDLGFQRPEAQQETAQHSMPLSMENLDAIDGDWIFVGTLSGQGNDVDALDAAMASPSFAALSAVQEGHVSTVDGSQWMSLGGPLAAMAMLDDVDEAMAN; translated from the coding sequence ATGCCGCAATCAACGATCGGCGCCCACCCCGCGCCCCGGGGCCGCACCGGCGGGGGCCGCCGCAGGTCCGGCGTCGCCGCGCTGTTCACCGCCCTCATGGCACTGATGCTCGCGCTCACCGCCTGCGGCAGCGGATCCGGCGGGTCGGGAGACGCCGATGCGGCAGCGGCGGCCTCGTCGGAGACCATCACCATCACCGACGCCACCGGCACCGAGGTCGAGGTGCCGGCCGATCCCCAGCGCGTCGTGACGCTGAGCGAGCTCGACCTCGACGCCGCGCTCGCCCTCGGCGTGACGCCCGTGGGCGCGACGGCCGGACGCGGCCAGGACGGCGCACCGCGCTACCTGGGCGACAAGGCCGAGGGCGTCACCATGGTCGGCACCGTCACCGGTCCCGAGCTGGACAAGGTGATCAAGGCCGACCCGGACGTCATCCTCGCGGGCCAGGTGCGCGACCAGCAGGTGCTCGCCCGCCTGCGCCAGATCGCGCCCACCGTCGTCACCTTCCAGCTCGGCGAGAACTGGAAGGACGCGTTCGCCACCATCGGAGAAACGCTCGGCCGCACCGACCAGCAGCAGGCCTTCATGGAGGACTACCAGGCCAAGGTGGCGTCGGTGCAGCAGGACCTGGGCCCGGCCGCAGGCTCCGTCGTCAGCGTGGTGCGCTGGAACCCCAAGGGGCCCAGCACCATCAACAAGGGCACCTTCGCGGGCAGCGTACTCAACGACCTCGGCTTCCAGCGCCCCGAGGCGCAGCAGGAGACCGCGCAGCACAGCATGCCGCTGAGCATGGAGAACCTCGACGCCATCGACGGCGACTGGATCTTCGTGGGCACCCTCTCCGGGCAGGGCAACGACGTCGACGCGCTCGACGCCGCGATGGCCAGCCCGTCGTTCGCCGCGCTCTCCGCCGTCCAGGAGGGCCACGTCAGCACCGTCGACGGCTCGCAGTGGATGAGCCTGGGCGGCCCGCTCGCCGCGATGGCCATGCTCGACGACGTCGACGAGGCGATGGCGAACTGA
- a CDS encoding phosphopantetheine-binding protein, with product MTTPLPATLEELRRDVSEILEDPEVLTLAGDDDLLELGIDSMRMMTLVTRWNERGVEVGFVELIEEPSLDAWLALVSRGDRPGA from the coding sequence ATGACCACCCCCTTGCCTGCGACCCTGGAGGAACTCCGCCGCGACGTCAGCGAGATCCTCGAGGACCCGGAGGTGCTCACCCTCGCCGGCGACGACGACCTTCTCGAGCTCGGCATCGACTCGATGCGGATGATGACGCTGGTGACCCGGTGGAACGAGCGCGGGGTGGAGGTCGGCTTCGTCGAACTCATCGAGGAGCCGTCGCTGGACGCCTGGCTGGCGCTGGTCTCCCGCGGCGACCGCCCGGGCGCATGA